Proteins found in one Carnobacterium pleistocenium FTR1 genomic segment:
- a CDS encoding HD domain-containing protein — protein MPKNKDYTAQEVIALTVTYMNSSHVAFVKKACDFATNAHKDQFRKSGEQYIIHPIQVAGILAELKMDPVTVATGFLHDVV, from the coding sequence ATGCCCAAAAATAAAGATTATACTGCACAAGAAGTAATTGCCTTAACCGTTACTTATATGAATAGCAGTCATGTGGCTTTTGTCAAAAAGGCTTGTGATTTTGCCACAAATGCTCATAAGGACCAGTTCAGAAAATCAGGTGAGCAGTATATAATCCATCCGATACAAGTTGCTGGTATTTTAGCAGAATTGAAAATGGATCCTGTAACAGTAGCAACCGGATTTCTTCATGATGTTGTAG